Proteins co-encoded in one Astatotilapia calliptera chromosome 18, fAstCal1.2, whole genome shotgun sequence genomic window:
- the pbx1a gene encoding pre-B-cell leukemia homeobox 1a isoform X3 yields the protein MLSIRGAQEEEPPDPQLMRLDNMLLAEGVAGPEKGGGSAAAAAAAAATGGIGADNSAEHSDYRAKLSQIRQIYHTELEKYEQACNEFTTHVMNLLREQSRTRPISPKEIERMVGIIHRKFSSIQMQLKQSTCEAVMILRSRFLDARRKRRNFNKQATEILNEYFYSHLSNPYPSEEAKEELAKKCGITVSQVSNWFGNKRIRYKKNISKFQEEANMYAARTAVNATSVSAHGSQANSPSTPNSAGSAGSFNMSNSGDLFMSVQSLNGDSYQGGQVGANIQSQVDTLRHVISQTGGYSDSLAASQMYSPQGINTNGGWQDAPTPSSVTSPTEGPGSVHSDTSN from the exons TGCTCAGTATTCGAGGTGCCCAGGAGGAGGAGCCTCCAGACCCCCAGCTGATGAGACTGGACAACATGCTGCTGGCGGAGGGCGTGGCCGGACCGGAGAAAGGCGGCGGGTCGGCAGCTGCGGCCGCCGCAGCGGCAGCCACCGGCGGCATTGGCGCCGACAACTCAGCAGAGCACTCTGACTATCGGGCCAAGCTGTCTCAGATCCGGCAAATTTACCACACGGAGCTGGAGAAGTACGAGCAG GCGTGCAATGAGTTCACCACCCATGTGATGAACCTGCTGAGGGAGCAGTCTCGAACACGACCCATCTCGCCCAAAGAGATCGAGCGCATGGTCGGCATCATCCACCGCAAGTTCAGCTCCATTCAGATGCAGCTGAAGCAGAGCACCTGTGAAGCTGTTATGATCCTGCGCTCACGCTTTCTTGATgccag GCGAAAAAGGAGGAACTTCAACAAACAGGCGACAGAGATCCTAAACGAGTATTTTTACTCCCATCTCAGTAACCCCTATCCCAGCGAGGAGGCCAAAGAAGAACTGGCCAAAAAATGTGGCATCACAGTGTCACAG GTATCAAACTGGTTCGGGAACAAGAGGATCCGATACAAGAAAAACATCAGCAAGTTCCAAGAAGAGGCCAACATGTATGCAGCGAGGACTGCAGTCAATGCAACCAGCGTGTCCGCTCACGGCAGCCAGGCCAACTCCCCATCTACTCCCAATTCAGCAG GTTCTGCTGGCTCTTTTAACATGTCAAACTCCGGAGACTTGTTCATGAGTGTGCAGTCCCTCAATGGGGACTCGTACCAAGGGGGGCAGGTTGGGGCCAACATACAATCCCAG GTGGATACCCTTCGCCATGTTATCAGCCAGACCGGAGGATACAGTGACAGCCTCGCAGCCAGCCAGATGTACAGTCCACAGGGCATCAAC